The sequence GACTGCCTGAGGGTCTTCCGCCCGGAATACCAGGTGTCCGGCCGGGGGCACATCGTGAAGGTCCGCCTCGGGGACCGCTCCTTTTCCGTGGGGAGCCTTCCCATCAGCATAGATTACCAGGCCTACTCCTCCTTGGGAGGATCAAGAAGCGTGGTAGCCCGGTCAAAGGAAATACGGCAGGAGATCTTCGGAGAAAAATTCATCCTCGGCGTGGACAGGCTGGACTATTCAAAGGGAATCCCGGAAAAGCTCAGGGGCTTCAGGAGATGTCTTGAGCTATATCCCGAACTCCGTGAGCGGGTTACCTTGTACCAGATCGTGGTCCCGAGCAGGGAGGCGGTGGAACAGTACCAGACCCTCAAGGAGGAAATCGAGCTGCTCATCAGCCGAATCAACGGTGAGTTTGCCACAACCCGGTGGGTTCCGGTGAACTGGCATTACGGCTCCGTGTCCAGGGAGGAGCTCGCCGCCATGTACCGGGCGGCGGATATGGCCCTCGTGACGTCCCTCAAGGACGGGATGAACCTTGTCTGCAAGGAGTACTGCGCCTGCAAGGGAAGGGAGCCGGGAGTCCTCATTCTCAGCGAGTTCACCGGCGCCGCCCTCCAGCTCTCACGGGGAGCCGTCCTGGTGAACCCCTATGACGTGGACGCCGTTGCCGGAGCCATCAGGGGGGCGTTCTTCATGGAAGACAGGGAGAAAAAGGAGAGAATGCGGTATCTCCGAAAGTCCATTGCCCGGCAGGACGTCTTCTGGTGG is a genomic window of Aminivibrio sp. containing:
- a CDS encoding trehalose-6-phosphate synthase, which translates into the protein MKRKARLLVVSNRLPVTLSCEEGKWKGYPASGGLVSAMTPVLKNRGGFWVGWPGTGSGARLADIRDILGPVSEESGYRFLPVMLTREDVNDFYYGYSNSVLWPLFHDLQSRCDFSPRYWDGYIRSNAKFARVVLRHASEDDFIWVNDYQLIPLGAMLREKNPGLRTSFFLHIPFPSVDVFMKMPRRSEILDQMTRYSFMCFQTGRDRKNFLDCLRVFRPEYQVSGRGHIVKVRLGDRSFSVGSLPISIDYQAYSSLGGSRSVVARSKEIRQEIFGEKFILGVDRLDYSKGIPEKLRGFRRCLELYPELRERVTLYQIVVPSREAVEQYQTLKEEIELLISRINGEFATTRWVPVNWHYGSVSREELAAMYRAADMALVTSLKDGMNLVCKEYCACKGREPGVLILSEFTGAALQLSRGAVLVNPYDVDAVAGAIRGAFFMEDREKKERMRYLRKSIARQDVFWWVDNFLRAAAGKKLEDFPEQTIPSLWPGVAEGEQNDPGL